In Actinoplanes derwentensis, the following proteins share a genomic window:
- a CDS encoding BREX system ATP-binding domain-containing protein: MSADGELRSTNPFSPSAVAATNWTGRAPVTVSTDATEEALRRVYGYLEPQAGERNDAAAESGPVADPAALRRRGITVGLVGEYGSGKTHLAMHLLRSARLRSEESRFGAILHESYMEAPDGTFDVLYRRFMEGQDPNELRTTLRHYYADAVADVLARSPLTVDTARRLRNREVDADDVVEKLGLIDSILSDRLRDNLLAVTQREEFAVALTMFLRRKEFAEDIWTWLSGGKATQALIDRGFPGPIRGNDMALEAMGVFAMLYGRRHHRFVMVIDELHNILKGNREPDPQLLIGFRKLFEVFEAAGACLVMVGLPDLWEILGGSTRERLVDSIEMAPLEAGDVRNLIEQTQAEVFRTAPVLAPFADSAPALIASVTQGNPRQIIKICQRAYDRLLRTPELPQIDTDVVLEVAAKRPDLPDRKGVRREIRHLLSARGLIAARDTVPAARAGSTPVDFWVTSEGRDPGCAVLVSLSITTEQDSAALEARARQLRAAVPGAEAVLVVIGYLDERLTRRLSGEFGNEPLLFSRHDFAEEFTTTVTAALARIAGLDPRNVEARLLERVTWLAQQQSYTQSYNESLAARVEDVRAAVDRQFTTLRTELGAWRESAVTAGGALPEPVDEAFREAYEVLGRFNRTATAMQSALSVAAGPEDAQRYREQLLDQLSVPELYAANGVVALLTDLVNAFRWGISEWFARPDPDVRLLTRICGTYDALYFEVQVPRLDHFPALATGPDTDDVSQSTWRIWRHDLQDQLEELGARVQEAARRSSAGAGP; this comes from the coding sequence GTGAGTGCCGACGGAGAACTCCGCAGCACGAATCCGTTCTCGCCGTCCGCGGTCGCGGCGACGAACTGGACCGGACGAGCTCCGGTGACCGTTTCGACCGATGCCACCGAGGAGGCGCTCCGCCGGGTCTACGGCTATCTGGAGCCCCAGGCCGGCGAACGCAACGACGCCGCGGCCGAGTCCGGGCCGGTGGCCGATCCAGCCGCGCTCCGGCGCCGGGGCATCACGGTCGGCCTGGTCGGTGAGTACGGCTCGGGAAAGACCCACCTGGCGATGCATCTGCTGCGCTCGGCTCGCCTGCGCAGCGAGGAATCCCGGTTCGGCGCCATTCTGCACGAGTCCTACATGGAAGCACCGGACGGCACTTTCGACGTGCTTTACCGGCGATTCATGGAGGGACAGGACCCGAACGAATTGCGCACCACGTTACGCCATTATTACGCGGATGCCGTCGCCGATGTGCTAGCCCGTTCTCCGCTCACGGTGGATACCGCCCGCCGCCTCCGGAATCGTGAGGTGGACGCGGACGACGTCGTGGAGAAACTGGGGCTGATCGACAGCATTCTGTCGGACCGGCTGCGGGATAACCTGCTCGCCGTGACGCAGCGCGAGGAGTTCGCGGTGGCGCTCACCATGTTCCTGCGGCGTAAGGAGTTCGCCGAGGACATCTGGACGTGGCTGTCCGGCGGGAAGGCCACTCAGGCGCTGATCGACCGAGGGTTCCCCGGCCCGATCCGGGGCAACGACATGGCGCTGGAGGCGATGGGTGTCTTCGCGATGCTCTACGGCCGTCGGCATCACCGGTTCGTCATGGTCATCGACGAACTGCACAACATCCTCAAGGGCAACCGCGAACCGGACCCGCAACTGCTCATCGGGTTCCGCAAACTGTTCGAGGTCTTCGAGGCGGCCGGCGCCTGCCTGGTGATGGTCGGGCTGCCGGACCTGTGGGAGATCCTCGGCGGCAGCACCCGGGAACGTCTGGTCGACTCGATCGAGATGGCCCCGCTCGAAGCCGGGGACGTGCGTAACCTGATCGAGCAGACCCAGGCCGAGGTGTTCCGGACCGCACCGGTGCTGGCGCCGTTCGCGGACAGCGCGCCCGCCCTGATCGCGAGCGTCACCCAGGGCAACCCACGGCAGATCATCAAGATCTGCCAGCGCGCGTACGACCGGCTGCTGCGTACCCCGGAGTTGCCGCAGATCGACACCGACGTGGTCCTCGAAGTGGCCGCCAAACGGCCGGACCTGCCCGACCGCAAGGGCGTCCGGCGGGAGATCCGGCACCTGCTGAGCGCCCGCGGCCTGATCGCGGCCCGGGACACGGTTCCGGCCGCCCGGGCCGGCAGCACACCCGTCGACTTCTGGGTGACGTCCGAAGGCCGGGACCCCGGATGCGCCGTCCTCGTCAGTCTCTCGATCACCACCGAACAGGACAGCGCGGCCCTGGAGGCCCGGGCCCGGCAACTGCGGGCCGCGGTTCCCGGCGCGGAGGCGGTCCTGGTGGTGATCGGCTATCTGGACGAGCGCCTGACCAGGCGGCTGAGCGGGGAGTTCGGCAACGAGCCGCTGCTGTTCAGCCGGCACGACTTCGCCGAGGAGTTCACCACGACGGTGACCGCGGCACTGGCCCGGATCGCCGGGCTCGACCCGCGCAACGTCGAGGCCCGCCTGCTGGAGCGGGTCACCTGGCTGGCCCAGCAGCAGAGTTACACGCAGTCGTACAACGAGAGTCTGGCCGCCCGGGTCGAGGACGTCCGGGCCGCTGTCGACCGGCAGTTCACCACCTTACGCACCGAGCTGGGTGCCTGGCGGGAGTCGGCGGTCACCGCCGGCGGGGCCCTCCCGGAACCGGTGGACGAGGCGTTCCGGGAGGCGTACGAGGTGCTCGGGCGGTTCAACCGGACGGCCACGGCGATGCAGTCGGCCCTGAGCGTGGCGGCCGGCCCCGAGGACGCCCAGCGTTACCGGGAACAGCTGCTGGACCAGCTGAGCGTCCCGGAGCTGTACGCCGCCAACGGGGTGGTGGCGCTGCTGACCGATCTGGTCAACGCGTTCCGCTGGGGCATCAGCGAGTGGTTCGCCCGGCCGGACCCCGACGTACGGCTGCTCACCCGGATCTGCGGAACCTACGACGCTCTGTACTTCGAGGTCCAGGTTCCCCGGCTGGACCACTTCCCGGCGCTGGCGACCGGGCCGGACACCGACGACGTCTCGCAGAGCACCTGGCGGATCTGGCGGCACGACCTCCAGGATCAGCTGGAGGAACTGGGGGCACGGGTTCAGGAAGCCGCCCGGCGATCCTCTGCCGGGGCCGGCCCGTGA